A window from Gopherus flavomarginatus isolate rGopFla2 chromosome 4, rGopFla2.mat.asm, whole genome shotgun sequence encodes these proteins:
- the OST4 gene encoding dolichyl-diphosphooligosaccharide--protein glycosyltransferase subunit 4, with the protein MVTDVQLAIFANMLGVSLFLLVVLYHYVAVNNPKKQE; encoded by the coding sequence ATGGTCACCGACGTGCAGCTCGCCATCTTCGCCAACATGCTGGGCGTGTCGCTCTTCCTGCTCGTGGTTCTCTACCACTACGTGGCTGTCAACAACCCCAAGAAGCAGGAGTGA